The DNA sequence CTAAGTAGAAGAGTGCCCAATAATCTAGATAAATACAAAGgttttttcaatttgcacaaGATTCTCTATTCAAATTTTTGCGATGCAAGATTGAAATTAGCCGAAGATGACATGTCTATTGAAACCCGATAATAAAAACATGATATACACGGAACTTTGAAATGCAATGTTTTTATTATCGGGTTATGTCTCTGATTATGGTTTTTATGTTTGAGAATTTTACAGTTTTACTCTCTAATCAGAATTTTGCGAGCTCGAGTTGACGGACACATATCGGCTCTAATTAAACCGGATTTGAAtttcgcccaaaaaaaaaaccggattTGAATTTAGAGAAGTCAAGAATAAAAGATTTTGATCGGTGGCTAGATCGCAATGGACTGCCGGGAGAGAACGGAGGAGCACCCAAAGTACTTTCCTCTTCCTCGTACGCAGACACAAGATAGTAGTAGAACCGCTCACGATAAGCCTCCACTGCTCCTCTGAGGGCAAAAGGGGCTACGCCAATGGCGACGAGGATAAGCTGCAGCGTGTGGTTCGTAAACCCTTGGCATGCCATGACCTCCAAGCCTTCCATTTCGAAGTCTCGTCTCCAATTCCGCCAcacccttttctcttcttcttcttcttcagcgtCGTCGACTCATAGAGCTATGTGCTGTACTGGGTCGAGCAACGGCGCTTCGGGGACCGACACCCCTTTCATCCTCACGACACCGCTTTATTACGTCAATGCCCCTCCTCACATGGGCAGCGCCTACACTACCATTGCTGCTGATGCTATTGCTCGCTTTCAGGTTTTGTCTTCAGACATTGTTCGTCTTTCgttgacaaaattctttttctttttttaatcgttTTTTGATGTTTGCGAGTTATGGGTGTCGGTAAAGGCAAAAACCCATGTTCTTGATGTCATTTGGAGTAGAAATCAATGGCGATAAGCGATTGTTTCTTTTATCAGAGCAGATGCGAATAAAGAGTACCAGTTGATTGCGATTGAACTTTTGCcttgaagaaaatgaatgagTCTGCCTCTAGCTGGTGGGATGAGTTTTTGTTCCATAGACAAAGCTGACTTCATAATTCGTTCTTTAGCATTTGCTGTTCGTGGTAATCTAATGCAATTTAATCAtcaagatgggatttttcttttgtttatgctGGGTTTTGGATTGGAAATCGGCTCCAGAAAACGCTTCTAATAAACATTGACTTGGTTCTAACTTCTGTTTCTTCAGATTAAAAGGCTTACActtatatttctttttgtttctctaGTTAATAATTGCTATGTCTTGACAGTGGAGTGACTTGTTCTGTATTCTTGTAAGAGTTGTGAATTTCTTGATGACACTGCTTCACTTCTCCTTTTGATGGCAGAGGCTCTTGGGGAAAAAGGTTATATTTATCACTGGCACCGATGAACATGGCGAGAAGATTGCCACAGCTGCTAGTGCCTGTGGTTCAAGCCCCAGTGAACACTGTGACGTGATTTCACAAGCTTACAAGGCTCTCTGGAAAGATGTAATTGCCAAGTATCAAATCATTTTGTCTCTTATTTATGAGAGAATTTATGATAGCGCAGGCTTTAACGCTGGGTTTGTATTCTTTGTGgttcctttctatttttggcTGCAGTTGGACATAGCCTATGATAAATTCATTCGGACAACTGATGCTAAGCATGAAGCAATTGTTAAACAGTTCTATTCTAGGGTCCTCGAGAATGGTGACATATACCGAGCTGATTACGAAGGTCTATATTGTGTCAACTGTGAAGAGTACAAGGTAAGACCTGTTTTCGGTCAAAAGCTATTAATTTTGACTGATGGTGGTAGTGTTTCAGTGCAAGTAGTGCTATTACCCTCGCTAATTGTTTCCGCTGAAAACAATAGAAATGATCTTTCTAGTTTATTGGAAGCCATAGATTAATATCGTTGGCTCTGCATTTTTCTAGGATGAGAAAGATCTTCTGGATAACAACTGTTGTCCTATGCATCTGAAGCCCTGTGTTCCTAGAAAGGAGGACAATTACTTTTTTGCCTTATCAAAGTATCAGAAATTCTTGGAAGAAACTTTGGAACAGAATCCAGAATTCATACAGCCACCATTTCGTTTAAATGAGGTGAGACAATTTTAACTTCTCTATTTAAGAAAGGTAATGTGCCAGTATTGTCTTCTTTCAGCTGGATTAATATGTGAGTTGGGCATTGCTTTTAGTACAGTGAGCAACATTTTATTAACAGTTGGATAACTGTGGTAACATCTGCAGATAAATGTATTCCGTCtgcaatttttgattttataaatTGGTAGGCAAGCTTGACATGTTACTTGAGTTGACTGGAAAAGTTTCTTTTCTGCGGTGACAAAGGAAATGAAATAGATTTGGTCTCCTTCTTAACCATGATTTCGTTTCTCCAATAATAGATGATTGCTATTGAGCAAGGTGTTGGATAATTAGGAGAATATCTTCATTGACATGAAAAGGCTTTAAGACAATGATCATCTTACTAGACAGTGCCATGATATGTATTGGACCGTGTTTTGAAAATGTTCATACATGAGCTGTGCTGCTTTTAGAATTCTCAAGTCGGCATTTAGGAGAAGAGATAATAAGCAAACATAAAGTCTTACCAGGGATTCAGTCATAAAAGCTGAAGGCTTTGCTCCAGCATAGGACTCAATCTATTGAAACGGTTCTTCGGAGATGAGCTATTTGTATATGATGAACTGATTTGCAGGATCTATTATTTGATTATGTTGTTGGCTTTCATATCACAATCAGTGGAAGAGGTTTGTAAGGCATTTTGTCATGCCATCTCATTTAGGATAGAATGAAGCCGAGAGTCATATTCTACTGGGGGTCAATAGTTGATCTGAGAATGGACCACTATGAacaatagggggtttagatgaTAATCATTAAATTATTGATGGTACAATAACATTGCTTGTTCAATTGACATGAATAAGGTGGTTCAGTTCATATATCTGTAAAGCCACCTTATTCTACTAATAAAGGTGAAATATAATTGAGCATCTGTTTTGGGGTCAAGAATCCGTCAACAACTATAACCATTCTAGGAACTCAAAAGCATCTCCTTTTGAGTGCAAATTAAAAGTACAAATGCTTTCTGATAGTTTTGCAATTAGCTACTACTTTTTCCTTTAATGTCAATCCACTGAACCACAATTATTCCAACTTCTTTGTAGGTGCAAAGTTGGATTAGAAGTGGTTTAAaagatttttccatttctcgAGCATCAGTTGATTGGGGTATTCCAGTTCCTAATGACAAAAAGCAAACTATCTATGTCTGGTTTGATGCTTTACTGGGGTAAGTCGTCTTTCATCTGGCTGAATGAGTTTTTACCTAAGAAATGTGTTTTTTCCGCATTGTAGCAAGCATAACTACTTATGTTTGTCTCATTGTCCTTGTCAAAAGTTAAGAGAACAGTTAGTGGCATGCTGACATACTTTCACAATGCACTCAAGCACAAGGCTATATAGACAACTGCTGGGAACCTGCTCAAATTAGCTTTCTATTAAATTAGTCCGCTGTAATCTTTAGTATATGTTCGTAAAAAGCCGTGAAATTGCTACTGCAAGTAGAATGCAATAGAATCAATCAAAGAATGTGAAAACTACAACTGCTGCATAATATTGGTTGTCTCGCTTGGAAGGCATCTTAAGCATTTATTGACTATTTACTTTGCTAGGTGAGCAATTGGGCGCTATTTGCACTATGTTAATCACCTCTTTTTTTACCGTCGGACAGTTATATATCTGCACTATCAGGGGAAAATGAGCAACCGGATTTGCAAAATACTGTTTCTCTGGGCTGGCCTGCTTCACTACATCTTATAGGGAAGGTAAGCCATGCCTATTCTCTGAAGTgtgttccttttaatttttttcgtgtTCTCTGTTTACTGAATTTTGTCCCCAGTTTAAGCATTATGAGGAAGTTCAATCTATCTTTTCTAAAACTAATGCGAAACTTTTAGATATCTAAAGTTGGTAGTTCTCTATGCTTTTGTATTTTCGTTTCGTGTCCTCCATATTTTAACTGGACTCATCCCCACTCAAAAACTTTTTGAAGCATTTTACTTCCTCTCCATCGAATTGCTTTTAGCTCTAACTATTGGATGCCAGAGGACCTCATCTCCAGGGATTTAAAGCCaaagataagaaatattttcttatgaaaATTAGTAGATTTTAATGATGCATCTCCCCTAAGCACAAAAGACTAAAGTTTTGCTGGTCCTTGTTTGCAAGCAATGTTGTTGACTTCGGGATTGTTCAATCAAACACTTTTCCTTCCATGATGTCTGCACTTATGCTCGTGGTGATTAATGGCCATTTTCTCTTTAATACTTCACCCATATGCTCATTCCTATACATAAAGAATGAAAGATCTGTATCTTTGTTCTTGGTGTCTCACATTGCGACTGCGCCTAATATGCTATACTAGACAACTATAAGGTGAAATATAATAGCCAATTGTAGGGTTTCAGTCTGTTAGGCCAAGAACTACGCCCTCTCATTTGTCCTTCAATAAATGTCTCTGTAGCTGACCATAATGGCATTGTAGTGCTGTGCTTTTCCCTTAACTTGATGTAGCGTTGATGTTTATAGTCTTACTCAACTCAGCTAAGCCTTTAGTTTCTAAATGGTGCTACATTAATTCCTTAACAATTTTCGGCttggaaatatttgaaaaaaagatagTGAAGTCTTGACTTGAATTACATTCAACTAAATGGgtgatttcttatttttgacTTCTCATGTTCTTGTCTTAGATGTATTCATTTTGCTTCTATAGAATGACTGGGTGGCTTCTGCTCCTATTTTGTTGTACTAGTTTTGGCTGTGATGACATATATCGTTTCGTCTTGTTCTTCACAGGATATATTACGTTTCCATGCAGTTTATTGGCCAGCTATGCTGATGTCTGCTGGTTTAAGTCTTCCAAAAAAAGTATTTGGCCATGGATTCCTGACAAAGGTAGCCAGACCATAAGATTtacatcatttttctttatcgaTCTGGTTTATCGGTTCCTTATGCTGAAGCAGTCAGACGTGGTCATCGCATGATTTTgctctacttttttttattttttatctttcttcagCTTcattctctgtctctgtctctgtctctctgggGGGTGGGGTGCGGTGGTAGATGATTGCAGTGAATGTCGTATCGGTGGTTGGGTTGCATCTAATTAAGTTGTGCTGGCTTTGATGAACCTATTTGTGGCTGTCTGCTAATTCGTCTCTTAtacttaatttttatttcatgcagtttattttaacttttaggACGGCATGAAGATGGGGAAGTCACTTGGAAATACTCTTGAGCCAAATGATTTGGTTCATAGATTTGGCTCCGATGCTGTCAGGTACTTCTTCGTCAGAGAGGTGGAGTTTGGCAGTGATGGTGACTATTCTGAGGATCGTTTTATTAGCACCGTCAATGCTCATCTTGCCAATACTATTGGTAATCCCAATACCGGGTTttgttctatttattttctggCATTGCTGTTTAGCATACATTAATAAGTTGCCCATAGCTCCTAACTTCTGTTCTGCAGGTAATCTCCTGAACCGCACACTTGGGCTTCTGAGAAAGAACTGCAAATCAACATTGGTGGTGGATTCAGCCTTTGCTGCTGAAGGAAATGCATTCAAGGACACAGTGGAGATGCTGGTAATGCTAGCGTTTCATTTGTATTTTATGGCATTATGAAATCGTGCCATGAGACTGCTAAGACAAATGTATTTGGGAACTATCACACTTTCTTACATTGTactgttctttttgttttgttaatcAAAGACCTTTGCTTCCTCTGGCCAAGCTGAAAGTTTTATTTCGTACTTTATAAATTCATGAAGGGTAAAAATTGCTCAAGATACTGGGCCATGGAATTTTAGTTTGCACAACCTTTTTCCCTCTTGCGTGACAATAATGTTTTATAGTTATGTATCCATTTATTTGTTCATTTGCTTGTTTGTTGATGACTGTACCATTTTGTATCTGTTTTGATCTGGGACTGAAGTTGAAGCGGGATcacaaaatggtcatttttataTCTTCTAAATGACACCTGgtcttttaataaattataaagaaaaCTGCCCTGTTTTGATTGCTGTATTTCATTTGCGGCATGAAAACTTGCATGAAGACTTTTTCTCTTCAGTGCTTAGATTAAGaatgtctttcaatttttccgcCGCGGTCAGCTTACAAGAATTTGATATTTGACGCTGCTCATGTTCTACTGTTCCTTGTTCTGTTTTGTAGGTTGAAAAGGCTCGGATTCATTATGAAAACCTATCACTTTCCACAGCATGTGAAGCGGTTCTAGAAATTGGAAATTCTGGGAACTCCTATATTGATGAACGTGCACCGTGGTCTCTATTTAAGCAAGGGGGTGCTGTTTCAGAAGCTGCTGCAAAGGTTTACACTTTTCGGTCTCTCCTTCCCAAAAATTTCAGCTTATATAAGACAATTGACACCATTATAGCTGCATTAACCATGCGATTCTTTGCTTGGGAGAATTCGAAGTAGTAACTTCTGTCCCTAGCAATTGATTTCGGAAAAGATGAGATTCTTGTCGAGTTGCTGAATTTAGACCTTGCCAGTATGATTGATTGCTGGAAAATCTTCCCTTTTCGGTTAAAAACGATTCACAATTCACTCTATCCATTTTGCAATGTCAATTTTAGTTAAAGCAACTTACACTGTTCACGCCTCATGTTCTAGTTAAAGGTATTGATGAAACTTTTTGTGAATGTAAGCTTTGACATCCTTGTCCCCAATCAGGATCTGGTAATCGTGCTGGAAGCAATGAGGATCATCGCTGTTGCATTATCTCCTGTTACTCCAAGGTTATGTCTCAGAATATATGAGCAACTGGGCTACTCAGCAGATCAATTCAATGCCACAACTTGGgtcctctctcctcttctctgaCACAGCTATCCTTTTGCCTCATACATGGATTTGGTACCCGATTATCTCCGCTTATCGAACCTTCCTTTTGTGGTTTTTCTTGTGTATTAGAGTGATACGAGGTGGGGGCGGACTGAAGGGCGGTCTGGTCATGGCGAAACCCAAGCCGATTTTTGCAAGGATAGAGAACAAAATTGAAGAGAATGCGAGTGCTAAAGTTGGGGCAGGAAGTGGAGCAACATAGAGGAACCACAATTCAGTAGTGAACGATCTTAGAGACCACTAAGCAGATGGGCATAATCTTGCTCGCAGGGGCATTTTGAATTAGATCATTTTTCACACCTGCGAGATAAGCGCGATCTGTTTTACAGTTGTACTATCTCATAGAGGTATCTGGTCGAAAGACTGCAGTTTCTTGTAATGTAAGCAATGAGGCGGGTGTAGGAAAATTTGTAGAACTACATAAGACCTTGGCAATGCCACACCAAGCAGAGTTGAATAAGTTGCATAACTTTTTATGCTATGTGAAGATTGGTCGTGTAATGTGATAATCTCTTTTGGGAGCCTTCGATTTGATTTCCATTCAACCCCGATAAGTGAAAAGAGTGAGCAAACTTCAGATCAACGGTTTTTCAGCTGATGCTATTTCTGCTTTTTTGAGAAGCTTaccgccaaaaaagaaaagggaaaagagcaaATCAATGGGTGCGATCTTGAGATCTAAGACAACAATAGAACGCTTGTGTTATTGAACATTAAAATTGTTCAAACGAATCATAAATCGAAACTCTTGCATGAAAGAAATTGACTTTTGCTGATGCAAATTGGAAACTTGCACAATTATAATGAACCCTCGTATTGCTAGAAGATGAGGACAAACTGGTGCAGGCAAATAATCACAAAACTGGATACAAGCagctcttttcatttttgccgAACTGAAGCTAGTGCCTCACAGGTCCTTTCAGTTCCAATCGAATAGAAAGAGTAATATAAAGGACACCTTCCCCTCACATTGTCCCTACACATAGATTAACCACCTAGCAATGATACTTGTTCTATAAAATGCATGACCAAATTAAGGGTGTTGAAGCCAGCCAGAGAATTTGTATTTCGTGTTGGCTTTCACATTTTGCCCACGAACATCCATTATTTCAGCCGAAGAGGTTCAATTCTTTCCGGGTTTACCGAGCCTCTGTCGGAAATCGTCCTCCATCAGCGGAAGGCCATCTCGCAGCTTGACCTTGGGTTCCCATCCAAGCAATTCATTGGCTTTTGTGATGTCCGGTTTCCTCTGACGCGGATCATCCGGGGTGTTCTCCACCATGGTGATCTCCACATCAGGATTAATGAGCTACAGTGTTACATTGCAGTCATGTCATTTTGTTGTTTGTGTATATGTCTGGTTGTTTCTGATGTACTTCTTAAGTTTATGTACATGAGTAATGATTAAATAGGGCTGCCGTCCTTTAAAACAAAAACACTTCCTAAGTTCCTACAATGCCATCCATAAAATCTCATCAAGTGAGCTGTGCTTATGTAATTTTTCACACTAATAGCATCGTGATTCAGGGTTATATTAAGGTATTTGTCCTTAAAATTTAATCACTGCATCAGATGAGAAGTGAAAGTATCAAAGACCAAATACAGTTTGCAGAGTGAATTTGGAACTGTATGCATCATCATAACCTAATGCTCGCAGTCATGACTAACGAATGATGCATCAAGAGAGAGCAAATACCTCCTTAACAGTCTCAGCAAGCTCGATCATTGTAAATTCACCTGAAGGTTTGTATAAAAGCCTCATTAGGACCGAGGGAAAATAATCCATTTCCAAACTCATGCATCAGGATCTTTAATATTAACCTGGATTCCCAATGTTAATTGGCCCAGTGTTCTCCCCTTCCATGAGCCGAATGAGGCCATCAACCTTCAGTGTTATGATGAAGAGGTACTCACTCCAGAAACTCAGAATTAAAGATAATCATCCGCATCCCAAATACccacaaaagaaagagagaggaaaaaagattttACCATGTCAGAAACATAACAGAAGCTTCGAGTTTGTGTTCCAGGAGATTGAACAGTAAGCGGCTCACCACTGTTGATTGATTATGAAAATATACAAATGGTCATGAGAATCATACAAAGAGCAGCTTTGCAATTGTCCGGACGAAATTCTGACATTACATTAGAAACTTACCGCACAGCTTGGGCTATGAAATTACTCACAACACGACCATCATCAATGTTCATTCGAGGGCCATAGGTATTGAAAATTCTAGCAACCCTTATCTCTGTTATAGAATAAATTGGCGTGGAGTAAATTTAGTTTAGTACGAGAAACCTAAAACAAAGTTAACATCAACCAAATACTAAGAGGATGGAGCAGAAGGCACTTTACCTATACCGTGTTGCCTGTGATAATCAAACATCAAGGTTTCTGCCACTCGCTTCCCCTCATCATAGCAACTTCTAACCCCTGAAGAAAATTAATGGCTGTATAAATAAGTTGCAAGCAATATGATAGAAGTCTCTGCAAATACTGACTCCTGGTTCTAAAAGAGGATCGGACAGGGTAAACGGTCTGGCGGGCCTTACCTTTCCACCTACATACATTCTGTTTAGAGTGCCATTACttccaaaaagattttcaaaacttCTCAAAACAATCGATTTTAGCATATTTATATAAGTAGATTTCCGACTTCTCACACGGATTTCATAAAGTTCTAGAAGCCAAATATAGATGTCCAATCAGCACACGCTAATCTTTCACAAACTGTACCTGCGAAGAGAGGCATTAATATGTCTACACAACCACTATATCcatctatttataataataacTAGTCAGCAAAACAGTTGAGTAGACTTACCAATTGGGTTGACATTTCCCCAATAGCTTTCATTTTGAGGATGCACCAGAGGATCCCCATACACCTCTGAGGTAGATGTCAGCAAAATCCTGCAGCCATAGTTATTCAATGAGAAAAGCAGCCAATTAATGGAAGATACCTCAGTAAAAAAGGTGTTGAAGGTACGAACCTTGCTCCAACTCGCTTGGCGAGCCCCAACATGTTCAGAGTTCCAATCACATTAGTCTTTATGGTCTGTGTATGAGACGGTTAAAACCTCAGATCAGTGATACTATGCCAcattgaaagagagagagagagagagagagaatacacTTGACAAGATATTAACATAAAGATGAATGGAAAACTACTAACTCAAATCCCAGGAGGTTACCGATGGTCAAGACAAATTTACACACCTTTACAGGATTATATTTGTAAAAAATTGGAGATGCAGGGCAGGCAAGATGGTAAATTTGATCAACCTCAACTAGCAATGGCTCTGTCACATCTGCATTAAAACAAAGCCTCATAAAATGGAATCTTCAAATAACCTCAATTGTCAAATAGGGATCACCACAATCCACTTTATTAAGTAGAATACTACGATCGCTAAGCCCATGTCTCAGAATTGC is a window from the Rhodamnia argentea isolate NSW1041297 chromosome 8, ASM2092103v1, whole genome shotgun sequence genome containing:
- the LOC115726635 gene encoding LOW QUALITY PROTEIN: methionine--tRNA ligase, chloroplastic/mitochondrial (The sequence of the model RefSeq protein was modified relative to this genomic sequence to represent the inferred CDS: deleted 1 base in 1 codon) encodes the protein MATRISCSVWFVNPWHAMTSKPSISKSRLQFRHTLFSSSSSSASSTHRAMCCTGSSNGASGTDTPFILTTPLYYVNAPPHMGSAYTTIAADAIARFQRLLGKKVIFITGTDEHGEKIATAASACGSSPSEHCDVISQAYKALWKDLDIAYDKFIRTTDAKHEAIVKQFYSRVLENGDIYRADYEGLYCVNCEEYKDEKDLLDNNCCPMHLKPCVPRKEDNYFFALSKYQKFLEETLEQNPEFIQPPFRLNEVQSWIRSGLKDFSISRASVDWGIPVPNDKKQTIYVWFDALLGYISALSGENEQPDLQNTVSLGWPASLHLIGKDILRFHAVYWPAMLMSAGLSLPKKVFGHGFLTKDGMKMGKSLGNTLEPNDLVHRFGSDAVRYFFVREVEFGSDGDYSEDRFISTVNAHLANTIGNLLNRTLGLLRKNCKSTLVVDSAFAAEGNAFKDTVEMLVEKARIHYENLSLSTACEAVLEIGNSGNSYIDERAPWSLFKQGGAVSEAAAKDLVIVLEAMRIIAVALSPVTPRLCLRIYEQLGYSADQFNATTWSDTRWGGLKGGLVMAKPKPIFARIENKIEENASAKVGAGSGAT
- the LOC115726632 gene encoding UDP-glucuronic acid decarboxylase 6-like; its protein translation is MAKQVSNGENHSAAKPPPTPSPLRFSKFFQPNMRILVTGGAGFIGSHLVDKLMENEKNEVIVADNFFTGSKENLKKWIGHPRFELIRHDVTEPLLVEVDQIYHLACPASPIFYKYNPVKTIKTNVIGTLNMLGLAKRVGARILLTSTSEVYGDPLVHPQNESYWGNVNPIGVRSCYDEGKRVAETLMFDYHRQHGIEIRVARIFNTYGPRMNIDDGRVVSNFIAQAVRGEPLTVQSPGTQTRSFCYVSDMVDGLIRLMEGENTGPINIGNPGEFTMIELAETVKELINPDVEITMVENTPDDPRQRKPDITKANELLGWEPKVKLRDGLPLMEDDFRQRLGKPGKN